The Candidatus Bathyarchaeia archaeon genome contains a region encoding:
- a CDS encoding DNA-directed RNA polymerase subunit B, which translates to MAKVEFTREDANILLNAFFREKGLVRQHLDSYNEFIDHGLQEIIDEVGEIPIEVPECPYKVKLGQVWIIDPQTRISGPYVTEVDGTKHEIYPIEARLRNLTYAAPIALEMTPVIDGREQDTELVFIGDIPVMLKSKLCFLSQLSREELIACGEDPDDPGGYFIINGSERVIVAMEDLAPNRIIVDIDEKGTTPIYQAKLFSTTVGFRARIELKMKPDGALYVTMPGVPTDIPFVIVMRALGLESDKEIAEAVSLDEEIQGELEPSFEKAAGVDTVRDAILYIGNRVAHGQVEEYRIQKAEAVIDKNFLPHLGRTSQSRRDKAIFLGEMACRVIELKLGKRKPDDKDHFKNKRLRLAGPLLADLFRVAFRNLVRDIKYQLERIGVKGPIINISAAVRSGIITERLQHALATGNWGRGRVGVTQLLDRTNYLSTLSHLRRLQSPLSRSQPNFEARDLHPTHWGRLCPNETPEGSNCGLVKNLALSACISVGVNPEKIKQILFSMGVAPVYEANETLKRYGAKVFVDGTLIGYCATPEKLVQEFRQRRRMGEISSEVNIAYFSKSYSEGEEVYVNCDEGRVRRPLIIVENGVPKLRREHIEKIAKGEWGWEDLVKNGIVEYLDAEEEENAYIALSPEELTPEHTHMEIATYTILGICASTIPYAEHNQSPRNSYQAAMAKQALGVYATNFPFRVDSRAHILHYPQAPLVETALMDVMGYKRRPSGQNCIVAVLSYEGYNMEDALIFNKASIERGLGRSTFYRIYEAECRQHMGGLRDKFTIPEPGTRGFRGEQYYRLLEPDGIISLEAQVSGGDVLIGRISPPRFLEEYKEFEVKGPSMRDTSVDMRPSETGVVDAVFITESGEGGKLVKVRVRDQRIPELGDKFASRHGQKGVIGLIVPQEDMPFTEDGIVPDIIINPHAIPSRMTIGQFVESIAGKVAALRGRPVDGTPFSNEKPEDLRKALIKLGFSHTGREVFYNGVTGEKFVADIFVGVVYYQKLHHMVADKIHARARGQVQMLTRQPTEGRARGGGLRFGEMERDCLIGHGAAMLLHDRLLEESDKYTLYVCENCGYIAYYDMKQRKYVCRLCEDKAKISPVTVSYAFKLLLQELMSLCIAPRLKLKERA; encoded by the coding sequence ATGGCTAAGGTAGAGTTTACACGGGAAGACGCTAACATATTGTTAAACGCATTCTTTAGGGAGAAGGGCCTAGTCCGCCAACACTTAGACTCCTATAACGAATTCATAGATCACGGTTTACAGGAGATAATTGACGAGGTTGGCGAGATCCCCATAGAGGTTCCAGAATGCCCATATAAGGTGAAGCTCGGCCAAGTTTGGATTATAGATCCACAGACTCGGATAAGCGGTCCCTATGTGACAGAGGTGGATGGAACAAAGCATGAAATCTACCCCATCGAGGCTAGGCTGCGCAACCTAACATACGCTGCTCCCATAGCCCTTGAGATGACTCCCGTGATAGATGGTAGGGAACAGGACACTGAGCTTGTTTTCATTGGGGATATTCCAGTCATGCTGAAGTCTAAGCTGTGTTTCTTGTCGCAGCTTTCCCGCGAAGAACTCATAGCCTGTGGCGAGGATCCAGATGACCCCGGCGGCTACTTCATAATAAACGGTTCTGAACGTGTAATTGTGGCTATGGAGGATTTGGCTCCAAACCGAATAATCGTGGATATAGATGAAAAGGGTACAACGCCTATCTACCAAGCCAAGCTCTTTTCCACAACTGTTGGCTTCAGGGCCCGGATAGAGTTGAAAATGAAGCCTGATGGCGCCTTGTACGTGACTATGCCCGGTGTGCCAACTGATATCCCCTTCGTAATAGTCATGCGGGCTCTGGGATTGGAGTCTGACAAGGAAATCGCGGAGGCTGTTTCGCTTGATGAGGAAATACAAGGCGAGCTGGAGCCATCCTTCGAGAAAGCCGCCGGGGTGGACACGGTTAGAGACGCCATACTGTATATTGGAAACCGTGTGGCCCATGGGCAAGTTGAGGAATACCGCATCCAGAAGGCTGAGGCAGTAATAGACAAAAACTTCCTGCCCCACCTGGGCAGAACAAGTCAAAGCAGAAGGGACAAGGCCATATTCCTCGGGGAAATGGCCTGCAGAGTCATAGAGCTAAAGCTTGGAAAGAGGAAGCCTGACGACAAGGACCACTTCAAAAACAAGCGCTTAAGGCTTGCTGGGCCCCTGCTGGCAGACCTATTCCGTGTAGCCTTCCGCAACCTTGTCCGAGACATAAAATATCAGCTTGAGCGGATAGGCGTCAAGGGACCCATAATAAACATTTCGGCAGCCGTTCGCTCCGGAATAATCACCGAAAGACTTCAGCACGCACTGGCAACAGGCAACTGGGGAAGAGGACGCGTCGGTGTAACACAGCTCCTGGATAGGACAAACTACTTGTCGACGCTAAGTCACTTGCGAAGGCTTCAGTCGCCGCTGAGCAGAAGCCAACCAAACTTTGAAGCCAGAGATCTCCATCCAACCCATTGGGGACGCCTTTGTCCCAACGAAACCCCAGAAGGGTCAAACTGTGGACTGGTTAAAAACCTAGCGTTGTCAGCATGTATTTCCGTGGGGGTTAATCCCGAGAAAATCAAGCAAATCTTGTTTAGCATGGGCGTCGCGCCAGTTTATGAGGCAAATGAAACCCTAAAGCGTTATGGAGCCAAGGTCTTTGTTGACGGAACCCTTATTGGCTATTGCGCCACACCCGAAAAGCTTGTCCAAGAGTTTAGGCAGAGAAGGCGCATGGGAGAAATATCCAGCGAAGTTAACATAGCTTACTTCTCCAAATCCTACAGTGAAGGGGAGGAAGTCTACGTTAACTGCGATGAGGGAAGGGTTAGGCGCCCTCTAATAATTGTCGAAAATGGCGTCCCCAAGCTTAGACGAGAGCATATTGAGAAAATAGCCAAGGGCGAATGGGGATGGGAGGACCTCGTTAAGAACGGCATAGTTGAATATTTGGACGCTGAAGAGGAGGAGAACGCCTACATCGCCCTAAGCCCGGAGGAACTAACCCCAGAGCATACTCACATGGAGATTGCAACCTACACGATACTCGGAATATGCGCCTCAACAATACCCTATGCAGAGCATAATCAGTCACCGCGAAACTCCTATCAAGCGGCGATGGCTAAACAGGCGCTGGGCGTTTATGCCACAAACTTCCCCTTCCGAGTTGACTCAAGAGCCCATATCCTCCACTATCCCCAGGCACCCCTCGTTGAAACCGCCCTCATGGACGTTATGGGATACAAGCGCAGACCCTCCGGGCAAAACTGCATAGTGGCCGTTTTATCCTACGAAGGCTACAACATGGAGGACGCCCTAATATTCAACAAGGCTTCCATAGAAAGGGGTTTGGGACGCTCAACCTTCTACCGCATATACGAGGCTGAATGCCGCCAACACATGGGAGGATTAAGGGATAAATTCACGATACCAGAACCCGGAACAAGAGGCTTCAGGGGAGAACAATACTATAGGTTGCTTGAACCCGACGGGATAATAAGCCTTGAAGCCCAAGTCTCCGGCGGAGACGTGCTAATTGGAAGGATAAGCCCGCCAAGATTCCTCGAGGAATACAAGGAGTTTGAGGTTAAGGGGCCATCCATGCGAGACACATCCGTGGACATGAGGCCCTCAGAAACAGGCGTTGTGGACGCTGTTTTCATAACCGAGTCAGGTGAAGGCGGAAAACTCGTTAAGGTAAGGGTTAGAGACCAGAGGATTCCAGAACTCGGCGACAAGTTTGCGTCACGACATGGCCAGAAAGGAGTGATAGGCCTCATAGTCCCACAGGAGGATATGCCCTTCACGGAGGATGGCATAGTTCCAGACATTATAATCAACCCCCATGCAATCCCATCAAGAATGACTATTGGACAATTCGTTGAATCCATCGCTGGGAAAGTTGCAGCCCTGAGAGGAAGACCAGTAGACGGAACACCCTTCTCCAATGAAAAACCCGAAGACCTCAGAAAAGCCCTCATAAAACTTGGCTTCAGCCACACGGGGCGAGAAGTCTTCTATAACGGTGTTACTGGCGAAAAGTTTGTGGCAGACATCTTCGTTGGAGTGGTTTACTACCAGAAGCTACACCACATGGTTGCAGACAAAATCCACGCTAGGGCAAGAGGGCAAGTGCAAATGCTCACACGACAGCCTACCGAGGGGAGGGCAAGAGGCGGCGGTTTAAGGTTCGGAGAAATGGAGCGTGACTGCCTCATCGGTCATGGAGCGGCTATGCTGCTCCATGATAGGCTCTTAGAGGAATCTGACAAATACACCCTATACGTCTGTGAAAACTGCGGCTACATAGCCTACTACGACATGAAACAGAGAAAATACGTCTGCCGACTATGCGAGGACAAGGCGAAAATCTCCCCAGTCACCGTTTCCTACGCCTTTAAGCTTCTCTTGCAGGAGTTGATGAGCCTCTGTATAGCTCCAAGATTAAAGCTTAAGGAGAGGGCGTGA